One stretch of Paenibacillus sp. FSL R5-0341 DNA includes these proteins:
- a CDS encoding 6-phospho-beta-glucosidase produces MNEKFTAFPENFLWGGATAANQLEGAYLEGGKGLTTVDLIPIGANRWNIALGNLDSYEPKAGEFYPSHEAIDFYHRYKEDIALFAEMGFKCLRLSIAWARIFPNGDEAEPNEAGLQFYDDVFDELLKYNIEPVVTICHFDVPVHLVETYGGWKNRKMIGFFEKYATTLFNRYKDKVKYWMTFNEINMLLHLPYIGAGIVLQDGEDKEQVLYQAAHHELVASALAVKACHEIIPSAQIGCMLAAGMVYPYSSNPDDVWKAMEKDRESFFFIDVQSKGAYPGYTKRFFRENDIRIEMQPEDADILMQNTVDYIGFSYYASRCTSTDPEILKDSTEGNVFGSVKNPYLQASEWGWTIDPKGLRITCNQLHDRYGKPLFIVENGLGATDVLLDNDSVEDDYRIEYLNSHFAEMAEAIQDGVELLGYTSWGPIDLVSAGTGEMKKRYGYIYVDRNNDGTGTLRRVKKKSFHWYKDVIASNGAQYF; encoded by the coding sequence ATGAATGAAAAGTTTACAGCCTTCCCGGAGAATTTTCTCTGGGGAGGAGCAACCGCAGCGAATCAATTGGAAGGCGCTTATCTGGAAGGTGGCAAAGGTTTAACAACCGTAGATCTGATTCCGATTGGTGCCAATCGATGGAATATTGCTCTGGGTAACCTGGATTCGTATGAACCCAAAGCAGGAGAATTCTATCCTTCCCATGAAGCCATTGACTTCTATCATCGCTATAAGGAGGATATTGCGTTATTTGCAGAAATGGGATTCAAGTGTCTCAGGCTTTCCATTGCCTGGGCACGGATTTTCCCTAATGGCGATGAAGCGGAGCCGAACGAAGCGGGCTTGCAATTTTATGATGATGTCTTCGATGAGTTATTGAAATACAACATTGAACCTGTGGTGACGATCTGTCATTTCGATGTACCTGTGCATCTGGTCGAGACATACGGCGGGTGGAAGAATCGCAAGATGATCGGTTTCTTTGAGAAGTATGCGACGACGTTATTCAATCGTTACAAGGATAAAGTGAAGTATTGGATGACGTTTAATGAAATTAATATGTTGCTGCATCTTCCTTACATCGGAGCGGGAATTGTTCTGCAGGATGGTGAAGACAAAGAACAGGTTCTGTATCAGGCAGCACATCATGAATTGGTAGCGAGTGCACTTGCTGTTAAGGCTTGTCATGAGATTATTCCTAGTGCGCAGATCGGGTGTATGTTAGCCGCTGGAATGGTCTATCCATACAGCTCCAACCCGGATGACGTGTGGAAAGCCATGGAGAAGGATCGAGAGTCATTCTTCTTCATCGACGTGCAGTCGAAGGGAGCATATCCGGGATATACGAAAAGATTTTTCAGGGAAAATGATATTCGGATTGAAATGCAACCGGAAGATGCAGATATTTTAATGCAGAATACGGTCGACTATATCGGTTTTAGCTACTATGCGAGCCGGTGTACAAGTACGGACCCTGAGATTTTGAAAGATTCGACAGAGGGCAATGTATTTGGTTCGGTGAAAAACCCGTATCTGCAAGCATCCGAGTGGGGATGGACCATTGATCCTAAGGGCCTCCGAATTACATGTAATCAGCTACATGATCGCTATGGCAAACCTTTGTTTATCGTAGAAAATGGACTTGGGGCAACCGATGTGCTGCTAGACAATGACTCTGTTGAAGATGACTATCGCATCGAGTATTTGAATAGTCATTTTGCCGAGATGGCTGAAGCGATTCAAGATGGGGTAGAACTTCTGGGTTACACGAGCTGGGGACCGATCGACCTGGTCAGTGCGGGTACCGGAGAGATGAAGAAACGTTATGGCTATATCTATGTAGATAGAAATAATGATGGCACGGGCACACTTCGCAGAGTGAAGAAGAAGAGTTTTCACTGGTACAAAGATGTTATTGCGAGTAATGGTGCACAATATTTCTGA
- a CDS encoding AAA family ATPase, translating into MKFVIIFGPQAVGKMTVGQELEKITKLKLFHNHMTIELVTPYFSYGTPQGKRLVNLFRQEIFEEVAKSDLPGLIFTFVWAFDLKQDGEYIRQISELFASHGGQVCYVELEADASERLERNKSPHRLLHKPTKRDIAWSERDLLDTMKKYRLNSEPGEITHEHYIRIDNTHKSPDEVAQLIKERFNL; encoded by the coding sequence ATGAAATTTGTGATTATTTTTGGTCCGCAGGCTGTGGGCAAAATGACGGTTGGGCAAGAACTGGAGAAGATAACGAAGCTAAAATTATTTCATAACCATATGACCATTGAACTGGTGACTCCTTATTTCAGTTATGGTACACCACAAGGCAAAAGACTGGTGAATCTGTTCCGTCAGGAGATTTTTGAAGAAGTCGCGAAGAGTGACCTGCCGGGTCTGATTTTCACATTTGTATGGGCTTTTGACCTGAAGCAAGACGGAGAGTACATTCGTCAAATCAGCGAATTGTTTGCATCTCATGGAGGTCAGGTCTGTTATGTGGAACTGGAGGCTGATGCATCAGAAAGACTAGAGCGCAATAAAAGTCCGCATCGCCTGTTACATAAGCCAACCAAGCGTGACATCGCGTGGTCTGAGCGAGATTTACTTGATACGATGAAGAAATATCGATTGAACTCGGAACCAGGAGAAATCACGCATGAGCACTACATAAGGATTGATAACACGCACAAGAGCCCGGATGAAGTGGCACAGTTAATCAAGGAACGCTTTAATTTATAA
- a CDS encoding S8 family peptidase — MWLWLGVFGFILLAIIVFVYRYLDQRAESKFHPHAPKQLLVKFKEGTTPDDMHTLHQKRKCKVAETYEDLGWYRLESRKKMHRMIKHYKDHELIEHAEPNYLVEASFTPNDPFFPYQYNLPKINAPAAWDTTQSNSSVKIAIIDTGVQLNHPELASKLLPGYDYVDYDNIPEDGNGHGTHVAGIAASVTNNGVGIAGAAPLASIVPLRVLDNNGQGTVGNVGNGLVYAANNGVQVVNLSLGGPMGDAFLQAAVQYAWDRGAVIIAAAGNDNTSFPIVPASYPNVIAVASTNPSDLKSNFSNYGSWVDMAAPGDTILSTYLGGSYAYLSGTSMAAPHVAGVAALLAARGKTNAQIRDALCFASDPVSGSGIYWTYGRLNAYQSLQVP; from the coding sequence ATGTGGTTATGGTTAGGTGTTTTTGGTTTCATTTTGCTAGCAATAATCGTGTTCGTGTATCGTTATCTGGACCAACGTGCCGAGAGCAAGTTTCATCCTCATGCTCCCAAGCAGCTCTTAGTTAAATTCAAGGAAGGTACGACACCAGATGACATGCACACCCTTCACCAAAAAAGAAAATGTAAGGTCGCCGAAACTTATGAGGATTTAGGATGGTACCGTCTGGAATCTCGCAAAAAAATGCACCGGATGATTAAACATTACAAAGATCATGAGCTGATTGAACATGCTGAGCCGAATTACCTTGTTGAGGCATCCTTCACCCCTAACGATCCGTTCTTTCCTTACCAGTATAACTTGCCAAAAATCAATGCACCCGCTGCATGGGATACTACTCAGAGCAACAGCTCTGTCAAAATCGCCATTATCGATACCGGTGTACAGCTGAATCACCCAGAATTGGCCTCCAAGCTTCTCCCCGGTTATGATTATGTTGATTATGATAACATCCCTGAGGACGGGAACGGTCACGGCACCCATGTAGCCGGGATCGCTGCCTCCGTTACCAACAATGGTGTGGGTATCGCAGGCGCTGCACCACTCGCATCCATCGTTCCGCTCCGGGTACTGGATAACAACGGACAAGGAACGGTAGGTAATGTCGGTAACGGGCTTGTCTATGCGGCCAATAACGGTGTACAGGTTGTTAACCTGAGCCTCGGTGGTCCGATGGGGGATGCTTTCCTTCAAGCTGCGGTACAGTATGCTTGGGATCGGGGAGCTGTGATTATTGCTGCAGCCGGTAACGACAACACTTCATTCCCGATTGTACCTGCATCGTACCCCAACGTGATTGCTGTCGCTTCAACCAACCCCTCTGATCTCAAATCCAATTTCTCCAACTATGGTTCCTGGGTTGATATGGCTGCCCCGGGTGATACCATTTTATCCACATACCTGGGTGGTTCCTATGCCTATCTTAGCGGAACATCCATGGCTGCTCCTCATGTGGCTGGAGTGGCTGCCCTTCTTGCTGCACGTGGGAAAACAAATGCCCAGATCCGTGATGCGCTGTGTTTCGCTTCCGATCCGGTATCAGGTTCCGGGATCTATTGGACGTATGGTCGACTGAATGCCTATCAGAGCTTGCAGGTGCCATAA
- a CDS encoding YjfB family protein, whose amino-acid sequence MDIAALSMAMSQASAVQSASLQVMSITKDMAQQQGQQMAEMLKSVPAPHPNLGSSLDISV is encoded by the coding sequence ATGGATATTGCAGCATTATCAATGGCAATGAGCCAAGCTTCAGCAGTACAATCGGCAAGCTTGCAAGTGATGTCGATTACGAAAGACATGGCGCAACAGCAAGGTCAGCAGATGGCGGAAATGTTGAAGTCAGTACCTGCTCCTCACCCTAATCTGGGTAGCAGTCTGGATATTTCAGTATAG
- a CDS encoding Cof-type HAD-IIB family hydrolase: MNETKRKIVFIDIDGTLVDDDGSIPLSAQKACKQARENGHLLYLCTGRSKAEIYDSIWDVGFDGLIGAGGGYVEFGKDVLYHKRVTAEDVRHMVDFFNEHGIDFYLESNSALYASSNLQPHLERRIYGDVENDPVAREKKELKPHPFIAGLTYGEADLYKDDVNKVCFLESSVIPFERIKQEFEGKFEVIQCTVPIFGEGSGELMIPGIHKAIAIADLLEHLGMSQQDTFAIGDGMNDAEMLEFCNVGIAMGNAKPGLKVIADDITGTVEEDGLYHSFVKYGLIEG, translated from the coding sequence ATGAACGAAACGAAGCGAAAAATTGTTTTTATTGATATTGATGGCACATTGGTTGACGATGACGGAAGTATTCCGTTGTCAGCCCAGAAGGCTTGCAAACAGGCTCGTGAGAATGGGCATCTGCTCTATTTATGTACTGGCCGATCCAAAGCGGAAATCTATGATTCCATCTGGGATGTTGGATTCGACGGTCTGATTGGTGCAGGTGGGGGCTATGTGGAATTTGGCAAGGACGTGCTTTATCACAAAAGGGTGACAGCGGAAGATGTTCGACACATGGTCGATTTCTTCAATGAACACGGCATTGACTTCTACCTTGAATCGAATTCGGCTCTCTATGCAAGTAGCAATCTTCAACCTCACCTGGAACGCCGTATCTATGGTGATGTGGAGAACGACCCAGTAGCCAGAGAGAAGAAGGAGCTGAAACCGCACCCGTTTATTGCCGGATTGACGTATGGAGAAGCGGATCTGTATAAAGACGACGTGAACAAGGTGTGTTTTCTGGAGAGCTCGGTGATCCCGTTTGAACGAATCAAGCAGGAGTTTGAAGGCAAATTCGAAGTCATTCAGTGCACCGTGCCAATCTTTGGTGAAGGAAGTGGTGAGCTGATGATCCCTGGTATTCACAAAGCAATTGCGATCGCTGATCTGCTGGAGCATCTGGGCATGTCACAGCAAGATACATTCGCCATCGGCGATGGCATGAATGATGCTGAGATGCTGGAATTTTGTAATGTCGGAATTGCCATGGGCAATGCGAAGCCGGGTCTGAAAGTCATTGCAGATGATATTACTGGAACAGTTGAGGAAGATGGATTGTATCACAGTTTTGTGAAGTATGGGTTGATTGAGGGGTAG
- a CDS encoding RidA family protein — MNIDKITRKNPANMPAPVGQYTHITRIPKNAELFVTSGQIGADRSGLFPESLNEQVTNTFNNIKTVLESEHLDAEHIIKVNVWATEKIDWDFLYAEWGQLFSTDYPAMTIGYITELGLPEIKIEIELWAAKV; from the coding sequence ATGAATATTGACAAAATCACCAGAAAAAATCCAGCCAATATGCCAGCTCCTGTAGGTCAGTACACGCATATTACAAGAATCCCGAAGAATGCAGAGTTATTTGTGACTTCGGGTCAAATTGGAGCAGATCGTAGTGGACTTTTTCCAGAGAGTCTGAATGAGCAAGTCACTAATACATTTAATAATATTAAAACAGTGCTCGAATCGGAGCATTTAGATGCTGAACATATTATCAAAGTGAACGTATGGGCAACCGAGAAAATCGATTGGGATTTCTTATATGCCGAGTGGGGACAATTATTTAGTACGGATTATCCTGCAATGACGATTGGATATATTACGGAGTTAGGTCTACCAGAAATTAAAATTGAAATAGAGCTTTGGGCAGCAAAAGTTTAA
- a CDS encoding DUF1963 domain-containing protein, with amino-acid sequence MYNVTQITVDPDHPNQNAGMWIGGEQAYIQEWPLNPEGEPLLHLFSIDCKKLLQHVHIPSLPADMFISVFSTYSATEYFLDQVTYTGDELEWNENILAGCTSVSVTSQPHTTVGPAECIPLSGVRFSETSLAEQDFPAFSFFTSTLPNGINGIDHLLAHYQLVCQVYSADFPEPYQDILGLSDANGYLFLRKGPASAEAPLDGLFFVQAT; translated from the coding sequence ATGTACAACGTGACTCAAATTACAGTGGATCCTGATCATCCGAACCAAAACGCTGGTATGTGGATTGGCGGAGAACAGGCATACATTCAAGAATGGCCCCTCAATCCGGAAGGAGAGCCCTTGTTACATCTATTCTCCATTGATTGCAAGAAACTCTTGCAGCATGTTCATATCCCTTCTTTGCCAGCAGACATGTTCATCTCGGTCTTCTCTACGTATTCGGCTACAGAATACTTTCTGGATCAGGTGACATACACAGGAGATGAGCTGGAATGGAACGAAAATATACTGGCCGGATGTACCTCTGTATCGGTAACTTCACAACCGCACACTACTGTAGGTCCCGCAGAGTGCATCCCTTTAAGTGGAGTGCGTTTCTCTGAAACGTCATTAGCGGAGCAGGATTTCCCTGCCTTTTCGTTCTTCACCTCGACTTTACCCAACGGAATCAATGGAATCGATCATCTATTAGCTCATTATCAACTAGTATGCCAGGTTTATTCCGCAGATTTTCCCGAGCCCTACCAGGACATATTGGGACTCTCTGATGCCAACGGTTATTTATTTTTGCGAAAAGGTCCTGCCTCTGCTGAAGCACCATTAGATGGACTATTTTTCGTACAGGCTACTTAG
- a CDS encoding GNAT family N-acetyltransferase produces MTQLQNIPTVTPVQAHQIEDAIDFAMRVRREVFPMMDHTRLPVDFEQFREHYLDSDDAIFLVAKMGDGNIVGTIGILPYDGRIEAVKGRYAAQSATEIVKCYVDPAYRRYGIGSMLVKELENAVKDMHYTTLYLHTHRFLPGAVDFWKRQGFTVIVEQEDDWQTVHMDKLVGR; encoded by the coding sequence TTGACACAACTTCAGAATATACCGACAGTAACACCAGTTCAGGCACACCAGATTGAGGATGCCATTGATTTTGCCATGCGTGTACGCAGAGAAGTGTTTCCCATGATGGATCATACAAGATTGCCTGTGGACTTCGAGCAGTTCAGAGAACACTATCTGGACTCAGATGATGCGATCTTTCTGGTTGCGAAGATGGGGGATGGGAACATCGTCGGCACTATTGGAATTTTGCCATATGATGGACGTATTGAAGCCGTGAAAGGTAGATATGCAGCTCAGTCCGCAACCGAAATTGTGAAATGTTATGTGGACCCTGCATATCGCAGATATGGCATTGGTTCGATGCTGGTAAAGGAACTGGAGAATGCAGTAAAGGATATGCACTATACGACACTGTATCTGCATACACATCGCTTCTTGCCAGGAGCCGTAGATTTCTGGAAACGTCAAGGGTTTACGGTTATTGTTGAACAGGAGGATGACTGGCAAACCGTACATATGGACAAGTTGGTAGGTAGGTGA
- a CDS encoding beta-glucoside-specific PTS transporter subunit IIABC, producing the protein MSNYDQLAKDILTRVGGRENVNSVFHCVTRLRFKLKNESVAKTEELKNLPGVITVMQSGGQYQVVIGNEVPDVYKAVVKAGNFPSEGQFEEEADNSGKKVGLFSRFIDMISGVFTPLLGLLAATGMIKGFTAMFVAFGWIENTSGTYHLLNALGDSLFYFFPIFLGYTAIKKFGGSPFLGMAIGASLVYPTLSGLTAGDPLYTLFTGTLFESPIHITFLGIPVILMTYSTSVIPIIIATFFAVKIEKFFKNIIPKVVSTFLVPFFTLLVIVPVTFIVIGPIATWAGQLVGAGTTSIYELSPIITGLVLGGFWQVLVLFGLHWGLVPVMLLNLSTSGADPVLAMSFGASFAQTGAVLAVLLKTKNSKLKSLSIPAFISGIFGVTEPAIYGVTLPLKKPFIMSCIGGAVGGGILGWAGSKLYVFGGLGIFGIPSFINKEAGPDSGFYMSIVAVLVAFIVGFVLTYVFGFKDKVEATPAPAPVLDPNPNSRYEIVSPMAGEVVALKEINDVTFAGEHMGKGIAIRPTSGRVVSPITGVVQTVYRTKHAIGLVSDDGVEMLIHIGQDTVKLKGQHFTTHVKDGDRVNAGDLIVEFDLQAIKDAGYETVTPIIVTNTSKYLDVVGTKDASVHEKDKLITVLS; encoded by the coding sequence ATGAGCAACTACGATCAATTGGCTAAGGATATTCTGACACGTGTAGGTGGTCGTGAGAATGTAAACAGTGTATTCCATTGTGTAACAAGACTGCGGTTTAAACTGAAAAATGAAAGCGTAGCCAAAACAGAAGAACTTAAAAATCTGCCAGGTGTTATTACCGTTATGCAAAGTGGTGGACAATATCAAGTCGTTATCGGCAATGAAGTGCCGGATGTATATAAAGCAGTCGTTAAAGCGGGTAATTTCCCGAGCGAAGGTCAGTTTGAAGAGGAAGCAGACAACTCAGGCAAGAAAGTTGGATTGTTCAGTCGATTTATCGACATGATCTCTGGTGTGTTCACACCACTGCTCGGTTTGCTTGCTGCAACAGGTATGATCAAAGGTTTCACAGCCATGTTTGTAGCATTTGGATGGATCGAAAATACATCAGGGACGTACCATTTGCTGAATGCACTTGGTGATTCACTGTTCTACTTCTTCCCGATCTTCCTTGGATACACGGCAATCAAGAAATTTGGGGGTTCACCGTTCCTGGGTATGGCGATAGGTGCTTCGTTAGTGTATCCTACGCTGTCCGGTTTGACTGCAGGAGATCCACTATACACTTTGTTCACAGGTACATTGTTTGAATCACCAATTCACATTACGTTCTTAGGTATCCCGGTTATATTGATGACGTATTCAACATCGGTTATTCCGATCATTATTGCTACGTTCTTCGCTGTGAAGATTGAAAAATTCTTCAAAAACATCATTCCTAAAGTGGTTAGCACATTCTTGGTTCCATTCTTTACATTGCTCGTGATTGTTCCGGTAACTTTCATTGTAATTGGTCCAATTGCCACTTGGGCTGGTCAATTGGTTGGTGCAGGTACAACAAGTATCTATGAATTGAGTCCAATTATTACAGGTTTGGTTCTCGGCGGATTCTGGCAAGTGCTAGTACTGTTTGGACTTCACTGGGGACTTGTACCGGTTATGCTTCTTAACCTAAGTACATCGGGGGCTGATCCAGTTCTTGCAATGTCCTTCGGCGCTTCCTTTGCTCAAACAGGTGCAGTACTTGCAGTGTTGCTCAAAACAAAAAATTCCAAGTTGAAATCATTAAGCATTCCAGCGTTTATTTCCGGTATATTCGGTGTAACTGAGCCGGCAATCTATGGTGTAACTCTTCCGTTGAAAAAGCCGTTTATCATGAGTTGTATTGGTGGTGCTGTCGGTGGTGGTATTTTAGGATGGGCAGGCTCAAAGCTTTACGTCTTTGGTGGACTGGGTATCTTCGGTATTCCAAGCTTTATCAACAAAGAAGCAGGTCCTGATTCCGGATTCTATATGTCCATCGTTGCAGTATTGGTAGCATTCATCGTTGGTTTTGTCTTGACGTACGTGTTTGGATTTAAAGACAAAGTAGAAGCTACACCAGCTCCAGCACCTGTACTTGATCCAAATCCGAACAGCAGATACGAAATCGTAAGCCCAATGGCTGGTGAAGTCGTTGCACTGAAAGAAATTAATGACGTAACATTTGCAGGAGAGCACATGGGTAAAGGGATTGCGATTCGTCCAACCAGCGGCAGAGTGGTATCTCCAATCACAGGTGTCGTTCAAACCGTATATCGCACTAAACATGCCATTGGTCTTGTAAGCGATGATGGAGTAGAGATGCTGATCCATATTGGACAGGATACGGTAAAACTGAAAGGTCAACATTTTACAACACATGTGAAAGACGGAGACCGCGTTAACGCAGGTGACCTGATTGTTGAGTTTGATCTGCAAGCGATTAAGGATGCAGGGTATGAAACGGTTACACCGATCATTGTTACTAATACTTCAAAATATCTGGACGTTGTAGGAACCAAAGATGCATCCGTTCATGAGAAAGATAAATTGATCACGGTATTAAGCTAA
- a CDS encoding beta-glucoside-specific PTS transporter subunit IIABC, translating to MKHEQLAKDILSGVGGKQNINSVVHCATRLRFKLKNDGNAKTDDLKNLPGVITVMQSGGQYQVVVGNEVSDVYKALLQVGNMNADEPISSDDDAESSGKKESLLGRFIDLISGVFTPILGLLAATGMIKGFLSMFTSLEWLDPASGTYQLLNAAGDCLFYFFPIFLGYTAMKKFGGSPFLGMAIGASLVYPTLSGLSGGEPLYTLFTGTLFESPIHITFLGIPVILMSYSSSVIPIIIAAYFGAKVEAFFKKIIPSVVRTFLTPFFTILIVVPVTFLLIGPIATWASQLIGAGVSGIYDLSPLVTGIVVGGLWQVLVIFGLHWGIVPIMLLNLSTLKADPILAMMFAASFAQIGAVLGVMLKTKNTKLKSLGVPAFVSGIFGVTEPAIYGLTLPLKKPFIMSCISSAVAGGIIGFAGSKMFVFASGIFGVPALISPTAGINYEFWMAMIATVIAFVLSFVLVYFVGFKDPANPETAKQTPEPVKEEKAAFEPNPNNRYEISSPMTGDVVPLQEINDATFAGEHMGKGIAIRPTSGRVVSPINGVVQTIYRTKHAIGLVDDQGVEILIHIGQDTVQLKGQHFTAHVKDGDRVNVGDLIVEFDLQAIIDAGYETVTPIIVTNTADYLDVVGTTDRTVQEKDKLITVIG from the coding sequence ATGAAACACGAACAATTAGCTAAAGACATTCTGTCTGGCGTTGGTGGCAAACAGAACATTAACAGTGTGGTGCACTGTGCGACCAGACTTCGTTTCAAATTAAAAAATGACGGTAATGCCAAAACAGATGATCTCAAAAATCTGCCTGGAGTCATAACGGTAATGCAAAGCGGGGGGCAATATCAGGTTGTTGTAGGTAACGAAGTGTCTGATGTGTATAAAGCCTTGCTACAGGTTGGTAATATGAATGCGGATGAACCGATCTCAAGTGACGATGATGCTGAATCTTCCGGTAAAAAAGAAAGTCTCCTAGGTCGATTTATCGACTTGATCTCAGGTGTATTTACACCAATTCTCGGCTTGCTAGCTGCAACAGGGATGATCAAAGGTTTCCTGTCCATGTTTACTTCTCTCGAATGGCTGGACCCGGCTTCAGGAACATATCAATTGTTGAATGCGGCAGGTGACTGTCTGTTCTACTTCTTCCCAATCTTCCTGGGTTACACAGCAATGAAAAAATTCGGTGGATCTCCATTCCTCGGGATGGCCATCGGAGCATCACTTGTATATCCGACCTTATCCGGTCTTAGCGGTGGAGAACCGTTGTATACGCTATTTACAGGCACATTGTTTGAATCACCGATTCATATCACGTTCCTGGGCATTCCCGTTATCTTGATGAGTTATTCCTCATCTGTAATTCCGATTATTATTGCTGCTTATTTTGGAGCAAAAGTAGAAGCGTTCTTCAAAAAGATCATTCCATCTGTTGTAAGAACGTTCCTCACGCCATTCTTTACGATTCTAATTGTTGTTCCTGTAACATTCCTCTTGATTGGTCCAATCGCAACATGGGCAAGTCAGCTGATCGGTGCGGGCGTATCCGGCATCTATGACTTGAGTCCGTTGGTAACAGGTATTGTTGTTGGTGGATTGTGGCAAGTATTGGTTATCTTCGGGTTACACTGGGGTATCGTACCAATCATGCTGCTCAATCTGTCCACACTGAAAGCAGATCCGATTCTGGCGATGATGTTTGCTGCTTCCTTTGCTCAGATTGGTGCTGTTCTTGGTGTCATGCTTAAAACGAAAAATACCAAACTCAAATCACTGGGTGTTCCTGCCTTTGTGTCCGGGATTTTCGGTGTAACTGAGCCTGCTATCTATGGTCTTACTTTGCCACTGAAAAAACCATTTATTATGAGTTGTATTTCTTCTGCAGTAGCTGGTGGTATTATTGGATTCGCAGGTTCCAAAATGTTTGTTTTCGCTTCAGGCATCTTCGGTGTTCCAGCGCTGATTAGTCCGACAGCAGGCATTAACTATGAATTCTGGATGGCTATGATTGCCACAGTTATTGCTTTTGTACTCAGTTTTGTTCTCGTTTATTTCGTAGGATTCAAAGATCCTGCTAATCCGGAAACTGCCAAACAGACTCCGGAGCCAGTAAAAGAAGAAAAGGCTGCATTTGAGCCTAATCCAAATAATCGTTATGAAATTTCCAGTCCGATGACGGGTGATGTGGTTCCTTTGCAAGAAATTAATGATGCTACATTCGCTGGTGAACATATGGGTAAAGGTATTGCTATTCGCCCAACCAGTGGGAGAGTTGTATCCCCGATTAATGGTGTTGTACAGACGATTTACCGTACCAAGCATGCGATTGGTCTTGTAGATGATCAAGGTGTAGAGATTCTGATCCATATCGGTCAGGATACGGTACAGCTTAAAGGTCAGCATTTCACTGCACATGTGAAGGACGGGGATCGTGTGAATGTTGGCGATCTGATCGTTGAATTCGATCTGCAGGCCATTATTGACGCGGGATATGAGACGGTAACACCGATTATTGTAACGAACACGGCTGATTATTTGGACGTGGTTGGTACGACAGATCGTACTGTGCAAGAGAAGGATAAATTGATTACGGTTATCGGTTAA
- a CDS encoding PRD domain-containing protein, with protein MKIEKVLNNNAVVAMNDEQQEVIIIGRGIAYQKRAGDMVSEQHIDKIFTLQNEDIQENFKALISSIPLEYMKVSEEIIAYAKLKLGKKLNESIYLHLTDHIHFAIERYRKNLPIRNGLIWETKQLYKEEYEVGMEALNMICDQFGVILPEDEAGFMALHFVNAALNEEMPNIKSMTQVMQEILTIIKYHFKIDFDENSLTFYRFVTHLKFFAQRLVKGKHYKSNNDDELFLMIQKKYPAAHKCSEKIKKFIESNYTYQLTDEEMMYLTIHIERVVNATSE; from the coding sequence GTGAAAATCGAGAAGGTGCTGAACAATAATGCTGTAGTTGCAATGAATGACGAACAACAGGAAGTTATTATCATTGGCCGGGGGATTGCTTATCAGAAGCGGGCGGGTGATATGGTTTCCGAGCAGCATATCGACAAGATATTTACTTTACAGAATGAAGATATTCAGGAAAACTTCAAGGCATTAATCTCAAGCATTCCGCTGGAATACATGAAAGTATCTGAGGAAATCATCGCTTACGCCAAATTAAAACTTGGCAAAAAACTGAATGAGAGCATCTACTTGCATCTCACAGATCATATTCACTTTGCCATTGAGCGGTATCGCAAGAATCTGCCCATACGTAATGGTCTAATCTGGGAGACAAAGCAGTTATACAAAGAGGAATACGAAGTCGGAATGGAAGCGCTCAATATGATCTGTGATCAGTTTGGTGTGATCTTGCCTGAGGACGAAGCCGGTTTTATGGCACTTCACTTTGTAAATGCAGCTTTGAACGAGGAAATGCCCAACATCAAGAGTATGACGCAGGTCATGCAGGAAATCTTGACGATCATCAAGTATCATTTCAAGATTGATTTTGATGAGAACTCACTGACATTCTATCGCTTTGTGACGCATTTGAAGTTTTTCGCTCAACGTTTGGTGAAGGGAAAACATTACAAGAGCAACAACGATGATGAATTGTTCCTGATGATTCAGAAGAAATATCCGGCAGCGCACAAGTGCTCGGAGAAAATCAAGAAATTCATTGAAAGCAACTACACGTATCAACTAACTGACGAAGAAATGATGTACTTAACGATTCATATTGAGAGAGTTGTGAATGCAACTTCTGAATAA